CCGGCCGCGGCGGCGCTCGAGGTGCAACGGGGCGACTTCGAGATCTTCCTGGGGGCGCGCACCCGGGACCAGCTTCCTCCGGGGGAGTGGATCCCGGGCGGCGCCGTCCCTGGCCGGGTGCACCTGTGCACCGACGACGGGACGGCGGGTTTCTTCGGGACCGTCGCGGCGGCCCTCCGGGACCGGATCGATCGGCGGAAATCGACCGGGCCAGGGCGCGTCGCGATCCTCGCGTGCGGGCCCCACGAGATGCTGAAGGCCGTCGCGGAACTCGCCCTCCCCCTCGGCATTCGGGTTCAGGTGTCCCTCGAAAGCTCGATGGCGTGCGGCTTCGGCGTCTGTTGGGGGTGCGTCACGGCGATTCGGGACGGGGAGAAGTCCGGTTACCGCAGGATCTGCAAGGAAGGGCCGGTCTTCGACGCGAGGGAGGTCGTCTGGTGACGCAGCCCGTGACCCCCGATCTCTCCGCCCGGGTGGGGAGCGTGCTTCTCAAGAACCCGGTGATGAGCGCCTCCGGCACCTTCGGATACGGCCTGGAATTCACCCCGTTCTACGACATCTCCCGCCTGGGGGCGGTGATCGTCAAGGGGCTGTCCCTCCTGCCGACACCGGGCAACCCCCCCGGGCGGATCGTGGAGACCCCCGCGGGGATGCTGAACGCGATCGGCCTGCAGAACATCGGGGTCGAGCGGTTCGTGAACGAGGTGGCGCCGCGGCTGGACGACGCCGGCGCCGTATACGTCGCGAACATCTACGGACGCACGATCGAGGAGTACGAGGCGGTGGCCCGGCGGCTCTCCGAGGTCCCCGCGCTGGCGGCGATCGAGTTGAACGCCTC
This genomic stretch from Deltaproteobacteria bacterium harbors:
- a CDS encoding dihydroorotate dehydrogenase electron transfer subunit; protein product: MPQGNARFVHGKILHNTGSGIFYRMEVAIPERIDFVPGQFAMVSGWPGNDPLLPRPLAIFRSGGVRGKGTVEFVYKVVGRGTALLSGLHAGDPLALTLPLGHGFEFPGENRSWWLVGGGVGFSSVFPAAAALEVQRGDFEIFLGARTRDQLPPGEWIPGGAVPGRVHLCTDDGTAGFFGTVAAALRDRIDRRKSTGPGRVAILACGPHEMLKAVAELALPLGIRVQVSLESSMACGFGVCWGCVTAIRDGEKSGYRRICKEGPVFDAREVVW
- a CDS encoding dihydroorotate dehydrogenase — translated: MTQPVTPDLSARVGSVLLKNPVMSASGTFGYGLEFTPFYDISRLGAVIVKGLSLLPTPGNPPGRIVETPAGMLNAIGLQNIGVERFVNEVAPRLDDAGAVYVANIYGRTIEEYEAVARRLSEVPALAAIELNASCPNVKEGGIAFGSNPEGLFGLTRRVRAATGKPLWVKLSPNVSDIGAIARAAEEAGADAV